The Mycosarcoma maydis chromosome 8, whole genome shotgun sequence DNA segment GCAAGTTTCGCTGCGACTGTGGCACGCCCAACTTGTATCGGCAACAAGAACCCAACCGTGCCACTCGGCTCACTCGAATCACAGAGCAACTCGCCTACCCCGAAGGTGCCAAGCCATGCATTCTGCGCAAGCCGGGTTTCAGCCCACAGAACGACGTAAATGCCTATAATCACAATTTTGATGGTGGCTTCTGCTATTGTGAGCGGGGCAAGACGTACGATCCGGAGAAGGAGGACGAGACCATGTTCCAATGCATCGTCTGCGAAGAATGGCTCCACGAAAGTTGCACCTCCTTGTGGCCAAGTCCAAGGCCACTCGACAGCAAATCGAACACAGAAGCTGTCAATGACTCggatgcagcagcttcaTTCGCGAGCCGAGCACTTgcagaagcggaagcaCCTCTGATCGATCATGACCTGTTCGACCTCATGATCTGCGATGCCTGCGTCCGAAGACCAGGGAACGGCTTACTGCGACGCTATGCTGGTGCAAAAGGCTGGATGATACTAGTGCCCAGCCAAGACGCAGCTCAAGTTGCTGCGCACGACTCGATCACAAAGATTCAGGTTCCCACtgaggacgagctgcgcgaagGAGGTGGACCCTATCACGATGGCCGCAGCTGGCAGATCTTTGGCCTTGAGGTGGAGCAAGAAAGGGTGCTGACGCAGGACGATGTGGCTATCGCTGCTGATGGAGCTTTGCTGTCCTCAGTAGCCGATCTGGCTCGATCCACTGTGGCCGCAGCCTCGGAGGTATTGCAAGGGACTTCAGCACTTGCAGAGGATGCAAGCACAAAACGCGAGGGTGAACCACAAAAAGAGGGTATTGGCTTAGCGAACGGTAGCGATGAGAGGAGAGAGggcaagcgacgagcggtTGAGGATGCtggcgaggacgaggctAAGCGGGTTAAGGTCGAAGACGAAAAGACTCGGGATGTTCACATGGCTACAGAGACAAGGTCCGAGACCGAAGTCAATGAGACGATTCAACAGCCTTTGTGTACGCTTCCAGCGGCACTTGACGTTGTCGCATCGCTTTCTGAATCAAAGGTGGATCCCTGGACACCCGCTttgagcgagccagcgGCCAAAGAACTAGGCGTACAGCAACGATATGACATATTTCTGAGCGAAGACTTTCGCGACCGCATTTGCCGTTGTTCGACGTGTCTACCTCAGTGGGAGCATCTTTCACACGTGTTGGACACAGAGGAGACATACGCGCCTCCATCGGACCCGCAAGCGTCTGtgcgcgacgacgatgcggcCTCCATCACGTCGTCGACGTACGACTTGGGCATGGCAGCTCTTCGGTCCATGCCGAGGGAGAAGATGATCAACTCGCTACATGCGTACAGCAAGTTTCGAGACGCGCTGTGGGAGCATCTCAAGCCGTTTGCTGGTACAGGAAAGGTGGTGCGCGAGGAAGATGTTCGCGCGTTCTTCCAGAAGAAGCTCAATGCAGAGCGATGAAAGGTCTGTCTCAAATGCCACACGGTACCTTTTTTGTTTGGTGTTTGGTGGTCCGTGGTCTGTGGTTGTAATTGCCAAAGTATCCACACGCATAGAACTAACAGTTGCAATGACAACTTACGGCGTGGTGAACATGATGATAGCGACTAGCGACTGATTGACGGTAACTACGTGGATCCTTTTTGTTTAGAAGAATTGGGAGTGGAGCGCAGAGGCTCGAAGGCCTTCAAGACACGAATGCCCAACATTGTCCGAACAAAGCAGCTCCGTGGTCGGCTCGAATTTCCGTGCAGCTGAATATgtggatcacgaattgcaGGCCGACCAAATCTAGTTAAGTTAACTCCGTGGAAGTCACTCACTTCGACCCCTGCACGCTGTGGATGCGAGCTTCATTTGAAATCACAGATTCGCAAAGTGCAGCTTTGGCATCCAATAAGAGGCCTACTTGATTTTCAAGTCACGATTATAATATTtaaaatcacgaatgaagtGTGCACCGCCAAGGATTGGTTACAAGCTCCGTACTGGATTGTGAGTTATTCTTGTTGCTAGCAATGAGAAGGAGAATTAAAAAATCCAAGTATAAAATAAATATAACTtggcgaatcgtgattcacttgGCCGAGAGATGCATCACATGTGTGCTGACCGCTCTGCACGGCTGCATCCGTTCTTGATTGCCTTCGCGTACCATCGGCCTGCTTGTTGTtttggattcgtgattgcatcgTCGAACCTGTCAGAGGTCTTTTTCGCTCCTCTCTCACacgtctcgtgtctctctcgtgtctctcTCTGACAAATTCAAGATTGTCGTTAGCATGGCCGGCTCGCAAAATCCGAACTGCTCACTGACTGCTTTTTGACCCACTCTCTCAATCGTCGTGGTCTTATCCTATCATGTAtaccaagctcgaatcggTGCTTTACAGGCATCACTTAGCGTCCATCCTGTACACACCAGTCTGCTGACTGCTCAATGAGAAGGGCGCTATACCAAACGTGTGGTGTTGCTCGGGAGAGTCCGAGAATAGCCTttcatattcgtgattgttcgCGTGCCGTGGCTGTCCAACCTGTCTGTTCGTCTCTGTCGTTTTTTAAGGCTCCGAAACGCCGACAAGGAAAGTCAcagtgattcacgattgcgtCTCGACACGTTTCTCTCAGTAATGTTAGGAGAAATCACTCTGTATCGGTCTGCTTCCCACTCGGCTAGGAGAGCAAGCTCCTCTTtcatcaacatcaacatcaacatcaacatcaccctcatcaacatcaacatcacCTGCACTCCATCATCCTCGTATCTACCTCTCACACCTTCCTTCTGCTCAGAAGCTTGATCATTTCGGCAGCCTTCGACAACACGCTTGTGCTCCACATCTGAATTGGCCACTTGCACACAACTTGGCACGGACACAGTATAGCCTTTCCGCCGAGATCCTTGATCTGTCTCGGTCTCGTCCTTCTCCACCTACGTCACCTTTTGGCCAGAGACGCAAACCTCCCCCGCAACTGTTGGTCGAATAGACGCCCTTTGACTTCATAATTGCGCCTGGCGCCACGGAAGCCAGCCTTGCAACTGCATTTCATTTCAACCTTGTCGTGCATCTCTGTCCGGCAGTAACCGTTCCGCTCCCGTAAGGCGCCAAGGCGTCCCCCAGGGTACCCTACTCAGGGTGACCTCTTGCAGAACACTGTCGACTGAGCACGCGGCTCGCCGTCGCCTCATCCGTCGTTGCCCTCCATGGTCGGCAAACACGGTTCCGAAAAGAACCAGTCTGCCGCGGTCCAAGCCTCAAGTCaggccaagctcgcatcTCTGCGTGCCAAGTTCTCCAACTTCAGCCTCGATCCTGATGCTGTGTTCAAGAAAAAGAGACCGCCACCCGCTCCTCGCTCCGTCTACTTCAATGAGCCGTTGCCAGAAGAGGCGTTTGATACCAAGGGGCGCCCTCAGCATCCTTACGTGTTTGCCAGTAATCAGGTCTTGACTGCCAAGTACACCATCTACAACTTTGTCTTCAAGAATTTGCTCGAACAGTTCCGTCGTGTTGCCAACCTCTTTTTCTTACTCATCGTTATCCTCCAGTTCTTTCCGCAATTCACTACCATCAACCCGGGTGTCTCGATGCTTCCCCTTCTCGCTGTTCTTGGTATAACCATGATCAAGGATGGCTACGAAGACTTTAAGCGTCATCAATCTGATCGCAACATCAATCGCCTCAAAGTCAAGGCCCTCACCGGCGGTGGCTGGAAAAATCCAAATGTCATGGAGTCGAACAGCAGAAGCATCGCTGCCTCCTTGTCAGCCGTTCACGACAAGCGTCTCGGCGGCAAGAAAAAACAGTCTTCAAAGCTGCAAAAGGAAATGGCTGAGAAAGCCGAGGCTGCCGCTCAAGAAGGTCACGCTCACCCAGTCGCTTCGCCTATACCCGCTTCGGCAGATGCCCCTGGTGGTGGAGGTACCACCGAAGTCAAAGGCAGTGTCTCCGTCCCTGGAGAAGCCAACTTGCCAGTCCGCGCCTCGCACCAACTCGCACGACGCTCCACAACGCGCCACAGCCACTTTGAATCCGATtacgagcagctcgaagacgGTCGCATCGTGCACGGTGGTCGCATCCTCAGTGCTGAAGAGGAGCacgccttcttctccaaAAAGGCGCCTAGATGGAAACCAAAGATGTGGGAGAGCCTCGCCGTCGGTGACTTTGTTTATCTCACTAACAACGACCCCATCCCGGCCGACATTATTATTTGCGCTACcagcgaagaggaggacgcTTGCTTcatcgagaccaagaaCCTAGATGGCGAGACCAACCTCAAAGCGCGCCACGCCGTACCCGAGCTCACATCCCTGCGCTCGCCCGAAGAGTGCGCACGCGCCTCACttcgcatcgacgctgagcCTCAGGACACCAACATGTATCGCCTCAACGCCAGCGTCGTTCTCAACGATCGCTTCGACAAGGACGGTAACCCGCTCCAATGTCCTGTCACACTCAACCAGATCCTGCTCCGTGGATGCAATGTTCGCAACACCAAGTGGGTCATCGGTGTCGTCATCATGACGGGTTGGGATACCAAGATCATTGCCAACTCGGGTGTTACCCCGTCCAAGCgctccaagatcgagaagcagatgaACCCAATGGTCTACTTCAACCTGGCCATCTTGGCTTGTGTCTCTGTGGCATGCGCTATCGCCGACtctcagctcgagcagtATTACTTTGACCGCGAAGCCTACTGGCAGTACGGTGCTGTCCACAGCGATGACAACCCACGCATCAACGGTCTGGTTGCATTTGCAAACTCGCTTATCACGTTCCAGAACATTGTACCTATCTCCCTCTACATCTCGTTCGAATTTGTTCGTCTTGCCCAGGCCTACTTTATCTACGACGATTACGACATTTGGTACGAGAAGACCAATCGCcgcaccaccgccaaaTCATGGAACCTTTCAGACGATCTCGGCCAGATCGAGTACATTTTTAGCGACAAGACAGGCACGCTCACGCAGAACGTCATGATCTTTCGCGAGTGCGCAGTCGCCGGGGTCATCTATCACGGCGACGTCTCTTCACCTCAGCTTGGTGCTTCAGACACGACGACCACCGACGTACCTACGGCCAAGAATTCTGATAATGGCGACGGCTCCACCAATGATGGTTTTGCAAACAAGGGCTCCCAGCTCTACCGCGCAGCTAGCTCCAAGGTCAATGTCAAGCCTCTCAACCCTGATATCCCTCCCTTTAGCGATCAGGGACTGGCTGAAGCTTTGAGAGATGCCGACTCGGAACATGCAAAACAGCTCGGTAACTTCTTTCGCTGTCTTGCGCTTTGTCATACGGTTCTGGTCGACAACCTTGAAgacggcagcatcgagtACCAAGCACAGAGTCCCGACGAGCAGGCGCTCGTGCAAGCCGCAGCCGACGTAGGCTTCATCTTCCTGGGCAAGGATCGTCAGACGCTCCGAATCCTGACACCGTTCTCGAAAGAGCCGGAGGTCTACGAACTGCTGGTTGTCAACGAATTTTCGTCGGCACGAAAGAGGATGAGTGTCATTTTGCGAAGAATGTCAGATGGTCAATTGCTTATGCTGGCCAAGGGTGCCGACAGCATCATGTTTGAGCGTGCTCGCGCAGGACAAGAAGAGCTCAAGCAAGACACCGATGCAGCGCTGGAGGAATTCGCTAACAAGGGCCTGCGTACCCTCTGTCTCGGTGGAAAGGAGCTGACTACAGAGTTTTATGACGACTGGCAGCATCGCTTTCATTTGGCATCCGTTTCGATCCAGGATCGTGAGGAAAAGATGGAAGCGCTCGCGAGCGAGCTGGAAAAGGATTTTGATCTGTACGGTGCCACTGCCATCGAGGACAAGCTTCAGGACGGTGTACCCGAGACTATCGCCGACCTCAAACGAGCCGGCATCAATGTGTGGGTGGCGACCGGAGACAAGCTGGAGACTGCTATCGCCATCGGTTACTCAACTATGCTGCTCACCGAAGACATGAACTTGGTCGTTGTTCGTGGTGGCGAGTACGGACAGCCCAACTCAGCCTacgagcagctgcgaaAAGCTGTGATTCGCTTCTTTGGTGGACCTGCCGTGCTCAAGGAGATGGACCACCAGCCACCCGGGGAGGAGCCCGAAAGCCGACGATCCTCGTTTATGTCGCGCCGACCTTCGCTTCATAGGAACcgtcgcagcagcgtcagtcaggtctcgctcgtcggcgaAGACAACGGACAACGCACAGGAGGATTTGCTCTCGTCATTGACGGGACCGCACTCGGACACGCGCTCAGCGAGGACTTTAGCAAAGATCTGCTGttgcgcatctcgacgcAGTGCAAAGCTGTCATCTGTTGCCGTGTTTCGCCGTTGCAAAAGGCGCTGATCGTTCGACTCATCAAGGATGGCCTTGGTGTGATGACACTCGCCATCGGAGACGGAGCCAACGACGTCAGCATGATCCAGGCTGCCCACGTTGGTGTCGGCATCGCCGGTGAAGAAGGTCTGCAAGCCGTCAACTCGTCTGATTATGCCATCGCGCAGTTCCGCTACCTCAAGCGTCTCGTGCTTGTCCACGGCCATTGGTCGTACTACCGAAACTCGGTCATGATTGCCAACTTTTTCTACAAGCAGTTCATTCAAGTCGGCACGTTGTTTTGGTTCCAGATCTACTGTGCATGGTCCACAACGCAGGCGATCGACTACGTCTATATCTTGCTCTGGAATGCGATTTGGACCGTGCTGGCCGTCATCTGCCTCGGAATCTTTGACCGCAACATCAACGACAAGGTTCTCATGCAGGTGCCCGAGCTCTATCACCAATCGCGCAAGGGCGCCTACTTCGGCCTCAAGCCATTCCTCATCTACTTCTTAGATGGTATCTACCAGTCGGTGGTGCtgttcttcttctttgcctACTCGTACAACACAACGACGGCACGCAACGATGGCTACGATATTAATCTGTACGAATGGTCGACGGGCATGGCGATCGCGTCGGTATTGGTGGCTAATCTGTTTGTCGGCCTTAATGCGCGCGCATGGACATGGTTCATCTTTATCGGTGTCTGGGCCGGTACAGTGGTCATGTTTTGCTTCGCACCAATCTACGCTGCGTTCTCCTCGACTTATTCTTATGGTAACAATTTGTTCCTGTATCGGTCGATCCAGTTCTGGACGTTGGGATTCCTTAcgtgcttcttggcgcTTTTGCCGCGTTTGTTGGCGAAATGCTTCCGTCAGTCGTACTACCCGACTGATGTGGACATCTTGCGATACGTAGACAAGCGACATAATGACTATGACTTTACACGCGATCCAGCGATTCCGCATGCGCATGCTGATGGGGCAGTCTTCTCCGATGCGGCGGGCCGACCGAGCATGACGCATCACACTTTTGCGCCATTGGTTCGTGCAGCTacctcgacgtcgaggttCGATGCGCCCGTCGATGGTGCTCCATTGGGAGGTGTGCAGATGCACGAGCTTCGACAGACGGCTTCGCGCGCCAGCAGTACACACTACGATATGCTCACTGGCGAACAGCGGCCGAATCGAGGTTACACGTTCTCGTCAGACGAGCCGACATCTCTGCacaagaggaagagcgtCAAGGATCGCCTAGTACCGGACATGTTCAAGAAGAGTTTGAGGAAGAACAAGGACGATAAGAAGCGCTTGACGATGATCAAccaggaagaggaggatgtAGTCGAAGAGCGTCTAGCGTCTTCTTGATACAAATCAGTTTAGCTTGCGGGTTGCTGCTTGGTTCTTTTCCTGTGTAACGTTGGATATGCATACAGACGTGAAAGTGTGGTTGGCTGGCTGGTCCGTGCGGGTGTGTCAGCTGCAACGAGACGGACGGAGAGGTGGGCACGTCAAAAACTGGTGCTTAGGGGTGCGAAGTGTGTGGGGTGAGTACAACGACCTGTGGCATGCCGACGAAGCACAGCCTGGCAGTGAAAACTGGGCGAGGCTCGGCAGcacgcgcgcgcgcgcgcgccGATGCGAGAATCGATcgcacagtcacgagtcacgactTGCGTTGctgtattcacgattcgtgattcacgagtaAATGGAAAGAGAGGTGGCGGCAAGTGACTGTTGTAGTCATGTACAGTATCGAGATGAAGGCGCGGTGGTTTGGTCTGTTTTGTAACCACGTTTTTTGAACCGAATTCTTCTAGAACTgacacaagcacgaatcggGTGGTGGTGATATGGTGGAACAGGGAAACGTAGTTGCCAGACCtgcgaatcaagaatcacgaatgaagcCGAGTTGGTGACCGCAATCCAGCCGCCCCAGCTGCACAACGAGCGTGTGGTACAAATTGAGTCGGCAACCGCCTGGTGAACGACCCCATCTCATATATGTGATTTCCCTCGGCGAGATCTTTTCCTGTCTTCAATAACCCGCAACGATTCACCGTCGCCGCTCGACTGCATCGGTCTGAAAAGCCGACTGGCAATGCAACCGCGATGAGGGCGTCACCAACCTTGCATGCTAGCTCGACGATATGAAGTTTTGAAAGGGCGCGGTAACAGGATTGGTGGCTGTGAGTTGCCGTACCAATCGCTTTGAATTTCGAGAGCGCGTGTACTCACTCTGCTCGAGTATGGCTCTTCACTGCGCCTTCAAAGAACCCACAATGGTAGCGCAAGCGGGCGTGTTCCACGAGCGAAAGCTACATATACCCCTCGAAAGCCTTCCGCCCTCCCACGTAGAGCAGGTCAGGAACCTCTCCCCGTACAGCTCGATTCTGGACAAAGACTCACACTCTTCCTCATCTCTTCAGACAACTTTTGACAAGATGCTGTCCAACGTGTCATCAAGTCTCTTCTTGTTCGTCATCATCTCTGCGGTTGTATGTGGTTCGGCACAGGCGTCGTCATACACCGTTCTCATTCCGTGTGGAGACAACACCGACAACACTCATCCCATTGTACCCGATGCTACGTGCCAAAAGATCTCCTCAACCGGTGCCTTCACCGTCGCTCAGCTGGGTGAGCTCGAGGGCAACACCAAGATCGGCTTCTCAGCCACCCCCGATTGCAAGCAGACCTACACGACGGACGAGCTGGGAGAGCTGCAAGAAAGTCAGGAGTGTAGAGGCTATGTGACTGTTCAACATGATGCGAATGGCGCCAAGACGGAtgacaagaagaaagatGATGTCCCAGACCAGCCGCCGAAGGACGATACGAAAGATGATATCCCGAACCAGCTGCCGAAGGACGATAAGAAAGATGAGCAGTCCAAGGAGAGATCCCTAGTGAAGCGAGTTGTCGGCGGATTCTCGTTCAAAAGACGCGATAGCCAGAAGCCAGCCAAGGATACTCCTATGGAGGAGAAGGCAAAGACGCCGCTTGCTTATGTGATGCTCGTTACCGCTTGAGAGTTCGACAGCAACATGCGATTATCAGACTTACATCGGCCATCTTATGATGGTGTTTGTGCTGCGAGGCTGTGGCTTTTACCTTTTGCGCTGGAGTCTGGCATTGTGCTGCTACATGCTGCCTTGCTGACATTGTTCAATAGGCAACATCGTTGAACTAAGGCTCTCTAGCGTAGGCAGCCTGTTCAGGATTTTCATCTACTTGATCATGCCTGGTCAAAGCGCCACTCTAGTGGGGAGAAAGTAGGTCCACCAAGTGAAGACAGTTGTGCGAAGCTGCTTCAGCCACGCTCAGCTGGCTTAATACACTTACGCAAAATACTCTGTGGCCAATTGTAATCAACTAGCCAATGTGTGGCCGCAATGGCCCTGCCGCTGAGGCCATGCAAGCCATTCGCTCTGATGGCGAGTTCGTATCTTAGCGGTCGTCGTCTTTCGCGAttcaagtcacgagttggcagCCGACATACTGATTTCATGTTGAGCTTTTTCTATCCTGACGCAACGAAAGTCACCAAGCTACTGGGAACAACAAAGTTTTGCTGTCACAGTGTAGCAATGCTTCAAGTGCTGACATATGCCGGTATTTATACAAGACTTGCTTGATGGAA contains these protein-coding regions:
- a CDS encoding uncharacterized protein (related to Protein mlo2) — translated: MGEERKVSATSSAALAIRTSSTPSAGAQLPDPSLPAPNLGEDEVGFTAADLIAQQSKLEAQANEAIPFQFDTCTHERGYIRQPVYACKTCGGGGVCAGCSVSCHAEHELVELFNKRKFRCDCGTPNLYRQQEPNRATRLTRITEQLAYPEGAKPCILRKPGFSPQNDVNAYNHNFDGGFCYCERGKTYDPEKEDETMFQCIVCEEWLHESCTSLWPSPRPLDSKSNTEAVNDSDAAASFASRALAEAEAPLIDHDLFDLMICDACVRRPGNGLLRRYAGAKGWMILVPSQDAAQVAAHDSITKIQVPTEDELREGGGPYHDGRSWQIFGLEVEQERVLTQDDVAIAADGALLSSVADLARSTVAAASEVLQGTSALAEDASTKREGEPQKEGIGLANGSDERREGKRRAVEDAGEDEAKRVKVEDEKTRDVHMATETRSETEVNETIQQPLCTLPAALDVVASLSESKVDPWTPALSEPAAKELGVQQRYDIFLSEDFRDRICRCSTCLPQWEHLSHVLDTEETYAPPSDPQASVRDDDAASITSSTYDLGMAALRSMPREKMINSLHAYSKFRDALWEHLKPFAGTGKVVREEDVRAFFQKKLNAER
- a CDS encoding uncharacterized protein (related to DNF1 - protein transporter) — translated: MVGKHGSEKNQSAAVQASSQAKLASLRAKFSNFSLDPDAVFKKKRPPPAPRSVYFNEPLPEEAFDTKGRPQHPYVFASNQVLTAKYTIYNFVFKNLLEQFRRVANLFFLLIVILQFFPQFTTINPGVSMLPLLAVLGITMIKDGYEDFKRHQSDRNINRLKVKALTGGGWKNPNVMESNSRSIAASLSAVHDKRLGGKKKQSSKLQKEMAEKAEAAAQEGHAHPVASPIPASADAPGGGGTTEVKGSVSVPGEANLPVRASHQLARRSTTRHSHFESDYEQLEDGRIVHGGRILSAEEEHAFFSKKAPRWKPKMWESLAVGDFVYLTNNDPIPADIIICATSEEEDACFIETKNLDGETNLKARHAVPELTSLRSPEECARASLRIDAEPQDTNMYRLNASVVLNDRFDKDGNPLQCPVTLNQILLRGCNVRNTKWVIGVVIMTGWDTKIIANSGVTPSKRSKIEKQMNPMVYFNLAILACVSVACAIADSQLEQYYFDREAYWQYGAVHSDDNPRINGLVAFANSLITFQNIVPISLYISFEFVRLAQAYFIYDDYDIWYEKTNRRTTAKSWNLSDDLGQIEYIFSDKTGTLTQNVMIFRECAVAGVIYHGDVSSPQLGASDTTTTDVPTAKNSDNGDGSTNDGFANKGSQLYRAASSKVNVKPLNPDIPPFSDQGLAEALRDADSEHAKQLGNFFRCLALCHTVLVDNLEDGSIEYQAQSPDEQALVQAAADVGFIFLGKDRQTLRILTPFSKEPEVYELLVVNEFSSARKRMSVILRRMSDGQLLMLAKGADSIMFERARAGQEELKQDTDAALEEFANKGLRTLCLGGKELTTEFYDDWQHRFHLASVSIQDREEKMEALASELEKDFDLYGATAIEDKLQDGVPETIADLKRAGINVWVATGDKLETAIAIGYSTMLLTEDMNLVVVRGGEYGQPNSAYEQLRKAVIRFFGGPAVLKEMDHQPPGEEPESRRSSFMSRRPSLHRNRRSSVSQVSLVGEDNGQRTGGFALVIDGTALGHALSEDFSKDLLLRISTQCKAVICCRVSPLQKALIVRLIKDGLGVMTLAIGDGANDVSMIQAAHVGVGIAGEEGLQAVNSSDYAIAQFRYLKRLVLVHGHWSYYRNSVMIANFFYKQFIQVGTLFWFQIYCAWSTTQAIDYVYILLWNAIWTVLAVICLGIFDRNINDKVLMQVPELYHQSRKGAYFGLKPFLIYFLDGIYQSVVLFFFFAYSYNTTTARNDGYDINLYEWSTGMAIASVLVANLFVGLNARAWTWFIFIGVWAGTVVMFCFAPIYAAFSSTYSYGNNLFLYRSIQFWTLGFLTCFLALLPRLLAKCFRQSYYPTDVDILRYVDKRHNDYDFTRDPAIPHAHADGAVFSDAAGRPSMTHHTFAPLVRAATSTSRFDAPVDGAPLGGVQMHELRQTASRASSTHYDMLTGEQRPNRGYTFSSDEPTSLHKRKSVKDRLVPDMFKKSLRKNKDDKKRLTMINQEEEDVVEERLASS